Proteins encoded in a region of the Athene noctua chromosome 4, bAthNoc1.hap1.1, whole genome shotgun sequence genome:
- the PPARGC1A gene encoding peroxisome proliferator-activated receptor gamma coactivator 1-alpha isoform X2 produces MAWDMCNQDSVWSDLECAALVGEDQPLCPDLPELDLSELDVNDLDADSFLGGLKWYSDQSEIISNQYSNEPANIFEKIDEESEANLLAVLTETLDSIPVDEDGLPSFDALTDGDVTNENAASPSPMPDGTPPTQEAEEPSLLKKLLLAPANTQLNYNECSGLSTQNHANTNHRIRTSPVVVKTENSWSNKAKSICQQQKPQRRPCSELLKYLTTNDDPPQTKPAENRNSSKEKCTSKRKPHLQSQTNHLQAKPTSLSLPLTPESPNDPKGSPFENKTIEQTLSVELSGTAGLTPPTTPPHKSNQDNPFRTSPKPKSSCKTVVPPSKKPRYSEPSGSQANNPIKKGPEQSELYAQLSKTTVLSSGHEERKTKRPSLRLFGDHDYCQSVNSKSEIHIKISQELQDSRQLEFKDSSPGWQCQICSSLEQDLKKETLQTSKQGSHGNNRKQLQDQEIRAELNKHFGHPSQAVFDEETDKTRELRDSDYSNEQFSKLPMFINSGLAMDGLFDDSEDESDKLCYPWDGTQAYSLFDVSPSCSSFNSPCRDSVSPPKSLFSQRSQRTRSRSRSFPQCRSCSRSPYSRSRSRSPCSRSSSRSCCYYESSHCRHRVYRSPPLRARSRSRSPYSRRPRYDSYEEYQHERLKREEYRKEYEKRESERAKQRERQRQKAIEERRVIYLGKIRPDTTRTELRDRFEVFGEIEECTVNLRDDGDSYGFITYRYTCDAFAALENGYTLRRSNEPDFELYFCGRKQFCKSNYADLDSNSDDFDPASTKSKYDSMDFDSLLKEAQRSLRR; encoded by the exons AAGATAGATGAAGAGAGCGAGGCAAACTTGCTAGCCGTTCTCACTGAAACACTGGACAGCATCCCTGTGGATGAGGATGGATTGCCTTCATTTGATGCACTGACAGATGGAGATGTGACCAACGAAAATGCCGCTAGCCCTTCCCCAATGCCTGACGGCACCCCTCCAACTCAGGAGGCAGAAGAGCCGTCTCTA CTTAAGAAGCTCTTGCTGGCTCCAGCCAACACTCAGCTAAATTACAATGAATGCAGTGGTCTCAGCACACAAAACCATGCAAACACTAATCACAGGATCAGAACAAGCCCTGTGGTTGTTAAG ACTGAGAATTCATGGAGCAATAAAGCGAAGAGCATTTGTCAACAGCAAAAGCCTCAAAGACGTCCCTGCTCTGAACTTCTCAAATATCTGACTACAAATGATGACCCTCCTCAGACCAAACCAGCAGAGAACAGGAACAGCAGCAAAGAGAAATGCACCTCCAAAAGGAAGCCCCATCTGCAATCTCAGACAAATCATCTGCAAG cCAAACCAACAAGTTTATCACTTCCACTGACGCCCGAGTCACCAAA TGATCCCAAGGGTTCCCCATTTGAGAACAAGACTATTGAACAAACCTTAAGTGTGGAACTCTCTGGAACTGCAG gccTAACTCCACCTACGACCCCTCCTCATAAATCCAACCAGGATAATCCTTTTAGGACTTCACCTAAGCCGAAGTCATCATGCAAGACTGTTGTACCACCTTCAAAAAAGCCCCGCTATAGTGAGCCTTCCGGTTCTCAAGCAAATAACCCAATCAAGAAGGGTCCAGAACAGTCTGAGCTGTATGCACAGCTTAGCAAGACTACAGTATTGTCCAGTGGACATGAGGAGAGAAAGACAAAACGGCCCAGTTTGCGGCTGTTTGGTGACCATGACTACTGTCAATCTGTGAATTCAAAATCTGAAATACACATTAAAATATCCCAGGAACTTCAGGACTCCAGACAACTAGAATTTAAGGATTCTTCACCTGGGTGGCAGTGTCAGATTTGTTCTTCTTTAGAACAAGACCTCAAGAAAGAGACTTTACAGACAAGTAAGCAGGGATCCCACGgtaataacagaaaacagctccaagaccaggaaaTCCGGGCTGAACTGAATAAGCATTTTGGTCACCCCAGCCAAGCTGTTTTTGATGAAGAAACAGATAAGACCAGAGAACTAAGGGACAGTGATTACAGTAATGAACAATTCTCCAAACTACCTATGTTTATAAATTCAGGACTAGCAATGGATGGTCTGTTTGATGACAGTGAAGATGAAAGTGATAAACTATGCTACCCTTGGGATGGGACACAAGCCTATTCATTATTTGATGTATCGCCTTCTTGCTCTTCTTTTAACTCTCCATGCAGAGATTCAGTGTCTCCACCCAAATCCTTATTTTCTCAAAGATCCCAAAGGACACGCTCTAGATCAAGGTCCTTTCCTCAATGCAGGTCTTGTTCCCGTTCTCCATATTCCCGATCGAGATCAAGGTCGCCCTGTAGTAGGTCCTCTTCAAG ATCTTGTTGCTATTATGAGTCCAGCCACTGTAGACACCGAGTGTACAGAAGTCCTCCCTTACGTGCAAGATCGCGATCCAGATCACCGTACAGTCGCAGACCCAG ATATGACAGCTATGAGGAATATCAGCATGAAAGGCTGAAGAGGGAAGAATACCGCAAAGAGTATGAAAAACGGGAATCTGAAAGGGCCAAACAAAGGGAGAGACAGAGGCAGAAAGCAATT GAAGAACGTCGTGTGATTTATCTGGGTAAAATCAGACCTGACACAACCCGAACAGAACTGAGGGACCGGTTCGAAGTTTTTGGTGAAATTGAGGAGTGCACAGTAAATTTGCGGGATGATGG AGACAGCTATGGTTTCATCACCTACCGCTATACTTGTGACGCCTTTGCTGCTCTTGAAAATGGATACACTTTACGCAGGTCAAATGAACCTGACTTTGAGCTGTACTTCTGTGGACGCAAGCAATTTTGCAAGTCTAACTATGCAGACCTAG ATTCAAACTCAGATGATTTTGATCCTGCTTCCACTAAAAGCAAGTATGACTCCATGGATTTTGATAGTTTACTTAAAGAGGCACAGCGGAGCCTGCGTAGGTAA
- the PPARGC1A gene encoding peroxisome proliferator-activated receptor gamma coactivator 1-alpha isoform X3, whose translation MCLWLPAAWLKKLLLAPANTQLNYNECSGLSTQNHANTNHRIRTSPVVVKTENSWSNKAKSICQQQKPQRRPCSELLKYLTTNDDPPQTKPAENRNSSKEKCTSKRKPHLQSQTNHLQAKPTSLSLPLTPESPNDPKGSPFENKTIEQTLSVELSGTAGLTPPTTPPHKSNQDNPFRTSPKPKSSCKTVVPPSKKPRYSEPSGSQANNPIKKGPEQSELYAQLSKTTVLSSGHEERKTKRPSLRLFGDHDYCQSVNSKSEIHIKISQELQDSRQLEFKDSSPGWQCQICSSLEQDLKKETLQTSKQGSHGNNRKQLQDQEIRAELNKHFGHPSQAVFDEETDKTRELRDSDYSNEQFSKLPMFINSGLAMDGLFDDSEDESDKLCYPWDGTQAYSLFDVSPSCSSFNSPCRDSVSPPKSLFSQRSQRTRSRSRSFPQCRSCSRSPYSRSRSRSPCSRSSSRSCCYYESSHCRHRVYRSPPLRARSRSRSPYSRRPRYDSYEEYQHERLKREEYRKEYEKRESERAKQRERQRQKAIEERRVIYLGKIRPDTTRTELRDRFEVFGEIEECTVNLRDDGDSYGFITYRYTCDAFAALENGYTLRRSNEPDFELYFCGRKQFCKSNYADLDSNSDDFDPASTKSKYDSMDFDSLLKEAQRSLRR comes from the exons ATGTGCCTCTGGCTACCCGCTGCATGG CTTAAGAAGCTCTTGCTGGCTCCAGCCAACACTCAGCTAAATTACAATGAATGCAGTGGTCTCAGCACACAAAACCATGCAAACACTAATCACAGGATCAGAACAAGCCCTGTGGTTGTTAAG ACTGAGAATTCATGGAGCAATAAAGCGAAGAGCATTTGTCAACAGCAAAAGCCTCAAAGACGTCCCTGCTCTGAACTTCTCAAATATCTGACTACAAATGATGACCCTCCTCAGACCAAACCAGCAGAGAACAGGAACAGCAGCAAAGAGAAATGCACCTCCAAAAGGAAGCCCCATCTGCAATCTCAGACAAATCATCTGCAAG cCAAACCAACAAGTTTATCACTTCCACTGACGCCCGAGTCACCAAA TGATCCCAAGGGTTCCCCATTTGAGAACAAGACTATTGAACAAACCTTAAGTGTGGAACTCTCTGGAACTGCAG gccTAACTCCACCTACGACCCCTCCTCATAAATCCAACCAGGATAATCCTTTTAGGACTTCACCTAAGCCGAAGTCATCATGCAAGACTGTTGTACCACCTTCAAAAAAGCCCCGCTATAGTGAGCCTTCCGGTTCTCAAGCAAATAACCCAATCAAGAAGGGTCCAGAACAGTCTGAGCTGTATGCACAGCTTAGCAAGACTACAGTATTGTCCAGTGGACATGAGGAGAGAAAGACAAAACGGCCCAGTTTGCGGCTGTTTGGTGACCATGACTACTGTCAATCTGTGAATTCAAAATCTGAAATACACATTAAAATATCCCAGGAACTTCAGGACTCCAGACAACTAGAATTTAAGGATTCTTCACCTGGGTGGCAGTGTCAGATTTGTTCTTCTTTAGAACAAGACCTCAAGAAAGAGACTTTACAGACAAGTAAGCAGGGATCCCACGgtaataacagaaaacagctccaagaccaggaaaTCCGGGCTGAACTGAATAAGCATTTTGGTCACCCCAGCCAAGCTGTTTTTGATGAAGAAACAGATAAGACCAGAGAACTAAGGGACAGTGATTACAGTAATGAACAATTCTCCAAACTACCTATGTTTATAAATTCAGGACTAGCAATGGATGGTCTGTTTGATGACAGTGAAGATGAAAGTGATAAACTATGCTACCCTTGGGATGGGACACAAGCCTATTCATTATTTGATGTATCGCCTTCTTGCTCTTCTTTTAACTCTCCATGCAGAGATTCAGTGTCTCCACCCAAATCCTTATTTTCTCAAAGATCCCAAAGGACACGCTCTAGATCAAGGTCCTTTCCTCAATGCAGGTCTTGTTCCCGTTCTCCATATTCCCGATCGAGATCAAGGTCGCCCTGTAGTAGGTCCTCTTCAAG ATCTTGTTGCTATTATGAGTCCAGCCACTGTAGACACCGAGTGTACAGAAGTCCTCCCTTACGTGCAAGATCGCGATCCAGATCACCGTACAGTCGCAGACCCAG ATATGACAGCTATGAGGAATATCAGCATGAAAGGCTGAAGAGGGAAGAATACCGCAAAGAGTATGAAAAACGGGAATCTGAAAGGGCCAAACAAAGGGAGAGACAGAGGCAGAAAGCAATT GAAGAACGTCGTGTGATTTATCTGGGTAAAATCAGACCTGACACAACCCGAACAGAACTGAGGGACCGGTTCGAAGTTTTTGGTGAAATTGAGGAGTGCACAGTAAATTTGCGGGATGATGG AGACAGCTATGGTTTCATCACCTACCGCTATACTTGTGACGCCTTTGCTGCTCTTGAAAATGGATACACTTTACGCAGGTCAAATGAACCTGACTTTGAGCTGTACTTCTGTGGACGCAAGCAATTTTGCAAGTCTAACTATGCAGACCTAG ATTCAAACTCAGATGATTTTGATCCTGCTTCCACTAAAAGCAAGTATGACTCCATGGATTTTGATAGTTTACTTAAAGAGGCACAGCGGAGCCTGCGTAGGTAA